CAAGGCTTGGCGGAATTTGTGTAAACGGTATGACCTTAAAAGAAAAGCCCGGCAACCCCACACCACGCATTGCCGAAAGCTATAGCGGCGTTTTAAGCAGTACCGGAATGCCAAACGATGGCATAGACAAGTTTCTGTCTCATGAACTGCCAAGCTTAAAGACTAAGGATACTGTCATTATTGCAAATGTTGCAGGCGAAAATATTGATGAGCTTTGCAAAATAGTAGAAAAAGCATCCGCCAGCGATGTGGATATGATAGAAGTAAATCTTGCCGCACCGAATATGCAAAAAGGCGGTTCTGCCTTTGGCGCTTGTCAGATCCGCCTAATTTAACACATATACCTGAAATGGCAAACGGCGCTGATGCAATCTCACTGATAGGCGCTGTTCCTGCTATGCGGTTTGATGTGAAAATAAAAAAACCGCCTTTAAAGGCTAATTTCGGCGGACTTACAGGCTCGGCTGTATTTCCGATAGCACTAAGAATGGTATATCAGGCGGCTCATTATGCGGTGAAAATCCCTGTAATAGGGCTTGGCGGAATAAGCTGCTGGCAGGATGCCGCCGAAATGCTGATTGCAGGAGCAAAAGCGGTTCAGATAGGCAGTATACTGTTTTCAAATCCGTATGCACCACTTAATATTATTGACGGACTCACAAATTATCTTGAAAGAGAAAACATTGACAGTATCGAAAAGCTCTGCGCAAGCGGAGAGCTAATGTCATGCTGATTTATTCTCAAAACTGTTAATTAAATTTTCCACCGCCATAATTCCCATATTCTCTATAGCTTCATAAGTAGATGCAGAACAGTGAGAACCTATTATTATATTGTTCAGTTTTAAAAACTCCTCATTCTCCGGAGGCTCCTTTTCAAAAACATCAATTCCTGCTCCCCAAATCCTATTTTGCTTTAATGCCCAAAGTAAGGCTTCTTCATCAACAATTCCGCCTCTTGCAGTATTAACAAGAACCGCAGTCTTTTTCATCATTTCGAATTGCTGGTAACTGATTAAGTTTTTTGTCTCACTAGTAAGTGGTAAATGCAGACTGATAAAATCACTTTCTCGCAATAGCCTTTCAAGAGAAACATATTCAATACCATTAGCATATGCATACTCCGTATCTTGAAACAAATCATACGCCAATACTTTCATATTAAATCCGGAAGCTCTTTTAGCAACTCCTTTTCCGATACTTCCCAATCCAATAAGGCCTAGTGTTTTACTCCACATATCAACGGTAGTAATCTTATTCCAATTCAAATTTCTGCATTCCCGGTCAATCACTAGTATCCTTCTTGCTACCCCAAGCATTAATGCTAGTGCATAGTCAGCAACAGCGTCACTATTTGCCCCTATAGTCTTTGTCACGGATATTCCATTTGCTTTTGCATACTGTAAATCTATGTTATCTGTACCTACCCCATATTTAGATATAACCTTTAGCTTTCTTGCGTATTTCAACACATCGCTGTTAAGAGGGTCTACTCCAACTATGACTCCATCTACATCTTTTATTTCATTAATCATTTCATCTTGTGTCATGATTCTGCCATAGGGATTCATTATTATTTCATAGCCCTTCTCTTTTAACATATCAATAGGCTTTGAATTATTTTTCCCGAAGGAGCGGGGGGTAATTAGTATTTTATATGACATCGTTTCTATTTCACTCCTATTCCACAATTTTTTGGAAAATCTTTATTTAAATATCCACATGGTTACTGCTTGATATTCACTTATTGGTCATAATTCATGGACTTTACTCCTTAATCTGTTGTCTATAGTATTTTAAATACTTTTCAAACCTTTCTGTATAAAATTCTTTTTTACTGCAATCTG
This portion of the Petroclostridium xylanilyticum genome encodes:
- a CDS encoding phosphoglycerate dehydrogenase → MSYKILITPRSFGKNNSKPIDMLKEKGYEIIMNPYGRIMTQDEMINEIKDVDGVIVGVDPLNSDVLKYARKLKVISKYGVGTDNIDLQYAKANGISVTKTIGANSDAVADYALALMLGVARRILVIDRECRNLNWNKITTVDMWSKTLGLIGLGSIGKGVAKRASGFNMKVLAYDLFQDTEYAYANGIEYVSLERLLRESDFISLHLPLTSETKNLISYQQFEMMKKTAVLVNTARGGIVDEEALLWALKQNRIWGAGIDVFEKEPPENEEFLKLNNIIIGSHCSASTYEAIENMGIMAVENLINSFENKSA